The following proteins are co-located in the Spirosoma montaniterrae genome:
- a CDS encoding S9 family peptidase yields MRTLTLILLGLVALSPLAVSAQTAPTKPAASATALPPIIDRDLFFGDPEISGAQLSPDGKFMSFIKPYKGTRNIWVKALNAPFPAAKPMTADTTRPIRGYFWSRDGKYLLFSQDKGGDENFNIYAVNPVETLKAGQDVPTARDLTGLKGVRVYIYNVPKTDPNSIYIGLNERDKAWHDLYKLNLTTGEKTLVRKNTDRIGGWDFDWDDKLRFASRSNEDGSTDILRVDADGLKKIYSAKLGENAGIAGFTKDNKRVYLISNTGNERDLTEVLLMDPESGKSETYEVDPMKRVDLSNMAFSEKTREPIYTIYEDDRVRYLWKDKSFQTDYAMIKKQLPNVDAYFGSHTNDERYWLVSATSDIDPGATYLYDRQTKTLTFQYRPRPKLPVTDLAPMQTLRYKSSDGLEIPAYLTLPKGVAAKNLPLVVFPHGGPWARDTWGYDSFSQFLANRGYAVLQPNFRASTGYGKKFLNAGNRQWGLLMQDDITWGVKELIAKGIVDPKRVGIMGISYGGYATLAGLAYTPDVYAAGVSYVGPSNLLTLLNSIPAYWEAGRKQMYEWMGDPNTPEGKAILTKASPLNSSDKIKAPLLVIQGANDPRVNKAESDQIVIALRDRGFPVEYIVAPDEGHGFARPVNSQAALAAAEKFLAKHLGGRYQESMPDNIAKRLTEITVDPKTVTLAKKVAVSNEAPKPSGNLKAGVYSYKVNLEAQGQNIPMDRTITVAEAGDNLKISDKVSSAMTGEITDEVEVTKATLAPVKRAIKQGPVTIETTYTAEKVTGTMGMNGQNKPIDSKLEGALFADGGGDGLQLATLPLKEGYSTTYRNFDLTQQKTKAYALTVVGKESVTVPAGTFDAWKVEIKPADGSAGSRTLYMATDGSGRFIKEEAVIQGGMKMVSELAK; encoded by the coding sequence ATGCGAACATTAACGCTTATCCTGCTCGGTTTGGTGGCCCTGTCGCCCCTTGCGGTGTCGGCACAGACCGCGCCCACCAAACCGGCTGCTTCGGCCACGGCACTGCCGCCCATCATCGACCGTGATTTGTTCTTCGGCGACCCCGAAATCAGCGGGGCGCAGCTTTCGCCCGATGGCAAATTCATGTCGTTTATCAAGCCCTACAAAGGCACCCGCAACATCTGGGTCAAAGCCCTGAACGCGCCCTTCCCGGCGGCCAAACCCATGACTGCCGACACCACCCGGCCCATTCGTGGGTATTTCTGGTCGCGCGATGGCAAGTACCTGTTATTCAGTCAGGATAAGGGCGGAGATGAGAATTTTAACATCTACGCCGTTAACCCCGTCGAGACTCTGAAAGCCGGGCAGGACGTACCCACCGCCCGCGACCTGACGGGACTGAAAGGCGTTCGAGTGTACATCTACAACGTCCCCAAAACCGACCCTAACAGCATTTATATCGGCCTGAACGAGCGCGACAAAGCCTGGCACGACCTCTACAAACTGAACCTGACAACAGGCGAGAAAACGCTGGTTCGGAAAAATACCGACCGTATCGGTGGCTGGGATTTCGACTGGGACGACAAGCTGCGTTTTGCCAGCCGCTCGAACGAAGACGGTAGTACCGACATTCTGCGCGTTGATGCCGACGGTTTAAAGAAGATTTACTCGGCCAAACTTGGCGAAAACGCGGGTATTGCGGGTTTTACGAAAGACAACAAGCGGGTTTACCTGATTTCTAACACCGGCAATGAGCGCGACCTGACCGAGGTGCTGCTGATGGACCCCGAAAGCGGGAAATCAGAAACGTATGAAGTTGACCCGATGAAGCGCGTTGACCTGAGCAACATGGCTTTTTCGGAAAAAACCCGCGAACCCATTTATACCATCTACGAAGACGACCGGGTGCGCTACCTCTGGAAAGATAAGTCGTTCCAGACCGATTACGCCATGATTAAGAAACAGTTGCCGAACGTAGATGCTTATTTCGGCAGCCACACCAACGACGAACGGTACTGGCTGGTTTCGGCCACGAGCGACATCGACCCCGGTGCTACCTACCTCTACGACCGACAGACCAAAACGCTGACATTCCAGTACCGCCCGCGCCCGAAGCTGCCCGTCACTGACCTGGCACCGATGCAAACACTGCGCTACAAATCGTCGGACGGTCTGGAGATTCCGGCCTATCTGACCTTACCCAAAGGCGTTGCGGCTAAAAACCTGCCACTGGTGGTGTTTCCGCACGGTGGCCCGTGGGCGCGTGATACGTGGGGGTACGATTCGTTTTCGCAGTTCCTCGCCAACCGGGGCTATGCGGTGCTGCAACCCAACTTCCGGGCCTCGACCGGCTACGGCAAAAAGTTTCTGAACGCAGGCAACAGACAGTGGGGTCTGCTCATGCAGGATGATATTACCTGGGGGGTTAAAGAGTTGATTGCCAAAGGCATTGTTGACCCCAAGCGCGTCGGTATCATGGGGATTTCGTATGGTGGCTATGCCACGCTGGCTGGTCTGGCCTACACGCCCGACGTATATGCCGCCGGGGTGTCGTATGTGGGGCCGTCGAACCTGCTGACGTTGCTGAATTCGATTCCGGCCTACTGGGAAGCGGGCCGCAAACAAATGTACGAATGGATGGGCGATCCCAACACCCCCGAAGGCAAGGCTATTCTAACGAAGGCTTCACCGTTGAATTCGTCGGACAAGATTAAAGCTCCGCTGCTGGTGATTCAGGGAGCCAACGACCCCCGCGTGAACAAAGCCGAGTCAGACCAGATTGTGATTGCCCTGCGCGACCGGGGTTTCCCGGTTGAATACATCGTTGCGCCCGACGAAGGACATGGTTTTGCGCGGCCCGTAAACAGCCAGGCGGCTTTGGCGGCTGCGGAGAAGTTTCTGGCAAAGCACCTCGGTGGACGGTATCAGGAGTCGATGCCTGATAACATTGCCAAACGCCTGACCGAAATTACGGTTGACCCCAAAACCGTAACGCTGGCGAAGAAAGTGGCCGTTTCCAACGAAGCTCCGAAACCCAGCGGCAACCTGAAAGCGGGTGTTTATTCGTACAAAGTAAACCTCGAAGCGCAGGGCCAGAACATTCCGATGGACCGCACGATTACGGTAGCCGAAGCGGGCGACAACCTGAAAATCAGCGATAAGGTTAGCTCAGCCATGACCGGCGAGATAACCGACGAAGTAGAGGTGACGAAAGCCACGCTGGCTCCGGTGAAACGGGCCATAAAACAAGGCCCCGTTACCATTGAAACAACTTACACGGCAGAGAAAGTGACGGGCACAATGGGCATGAACGGCCAGAATAAGCCCATCGACAGCAAACTGGAAGGCGCACTCTTCGCCGACGGCGGGGGCGACGGGCTGCAATTAGCCACCCTGCCACTCAAAGAAGGGTACTCGACCACCTACCGAAATTTCGATCTGACACAACAGAAGACAAAAGCGTATGCGCTGACGGTTGTCGGTAAAGAATCGGTAACGGTACCCGCTGGCACATTCGATGCCTGGAAAGTGGAGATCAAACCCGCCGATGGTTCTGCCGGTAGCCGTACCCTCTACATGGCAACCGACGGTAGCGGACGCTTCATTAAAGAAGAAGCTGTTATTCAGGGCGGTATGAAGATGGTTTCGGAGTTGGCGAAGTAG
- a CDS encoding Uma2 family endonuclease gives METKPKKRRTLTAVSTKRPAIIPESLVYEMLDGRPLYYQGYREVLAGRKTTEEVMGSSTLQWVLVSYFMKIMYRSLDESRYWFASNEAGVHLDHRSNLSHDVAIYDRTVLTPDKINKKYASVPALVAIEIDVKADLSNVEDRNYVNLKTRKLLDFGTGKVIWVFSDSQQVMVAERTAI, from the coding sequence ATGGAAACCAAACCTAAAAAGCGTCGGACATTAACAGCCGTTTCGACCAAACGCCCGGCAATCATACCCGAATCGCTGGTATATGAAATGCTGGATGGCCGTCCTTTATATTATCAGGGCTATCGCGAGGTGCTGGCAGGCCGCAAAACCACCGAAGAAGTTATGGGATCGAGTACGTTACAATGGGTGTTGGTATCTTATTTTATGAAAATTATGTATCGCTCACTCGATGAAAGCCGATACTGGTTTGCTTCCAACGAAGCAGGCGTTCATCTGGACCATCGCAGCAACCTCTCGCATGACGTAGCCATCTACGACCGAACCGTGCTGACGCCCGATAAAATCAACAAAAAATACGCCAGCGTACCGGCTTTGGTTGCCATCGAGATTGACGTAAAAGCCGACCTGTCGAACGTTGAAGACCGAAACTACGTCAACCTGAAGACGCGCAAACTGCTCGATTTTGGCACCGGTAAAGTGATTTGGGTATTCTCGGATTCGCAACAGGTGATGGTAGCCGAACGCACCGCCATTTAA